The sequence TGATCGCCTCGAGCGGCTCGGCCTGCGCCGCCGGCAGCGACGAACCCTCGCACGTGCTCACCGCCCTCGGCGTCCCCCGCGAAGTCGCCCAGACGGCGGTGCGCTGCACCCTGCCCGCCGAGCTCACCGCCGCACAGGCCGAGGCCGTGGCGGCCGCGCTCACGGAGGTGCTCGCCCCCGCACCGGCCCTCTGACCCGCGCCGCCTGCCCGGGCCGGCGGCCGTGACAGACTGGGCGCGTGAGCACGCCGATGAACAACTCCCTGCCCTGGCCCACCGCGGCCGAGGTGCTGCCGCTGGCCACCGTGCGCCCGGTGCTGGACCGCCTCAGCTCGCTCGTGAACACCCATGAGCAGGATGCCTCCCTGATCCTCGGTCTCGCCGTCACCGAGGAGGAGGTCGCCGCCGATCCGCCGCCCGCCCTCGAGCAGCTCGGCGACGAGCTCGGCGGGATCCAGGTGCGCGGGCAGACGATGCTGACCCTCCAGATCGAGGACCGCACGGATGTGGGGCCCTACACGCTGCTCGGCGACGCGACCACCTTCTACCCGCTGTACGAGACCCCGGATTCCGCCGTGGTGCTCGCCCTGGACGAGGACGGCGCACCCGGCGCCGTGTACGGCATCGGCGAGGATCTCGCGCTGCGGCTGGCCGCGCCCGACCTGCCCGCCTACCTCGACCGCTTCGCCGGCGCCCTCGAGGCGACGCTCTCCGCGCTCGCCGCCCGCGGCCCGGCTGCCGAGGACGTCGAGGACGCCCGCACCGAGGCCGCGGAGCAGCTCATGGACCGATACCTCTTCACCGAGCTGCTCGGCATGGACGAGGAGGCGGAGGAGACCGACGTGCCGCTGCAGGACCCGGCCGCCTCCGGCCTCGCCGACCTGCCCGCCGGCACCCTCGCCGTCGCCGATCTGCGCACCGCACCCCTCGGCGCCCGCGTGGACCTCATGGAGGTCGACGTGCCCGGCGACCCGCTCGAGATGCACCTCGCCTGGCGCGAGCACGGCCTCGTGATCGCCCTGCTGGGCGGCTGACCCCGACCCTGCGCCGCCGCATCTCCCTGGCGGCGGCCCGCACCTGCGCGGTCGCGCAGGGACCACCGCCGTCGGCCGCGCGTCGGGGCAGGTCAGCGCATGGGGAGTCCTCCCCATGGTGAGCCGCGCGGCGGCCGATTACGGTGTGCTCGGCAGGAGGGGACCGGCATGGCCGGCCGACGGGCGGCGGACAGGGGGAGCAGCGATCGATGAACGCGTTCTGGGGAGCGGACACCGAGGCGCTGCGGAGGATGGGCACGGTGTGCACGCGCCGCGCCGATGCCCTCGCGGACCTCGAGCATCTGCTCTCCTCCGCCATCGAGAACACCGAATGGAGCGGTGAGGACGCGGACCGCTTCCGCGCCGACTGGGGCCGCATCGTGCGCACCGGCCTGCAGGACCAGGAGGTCGAGCTTCGCCACCGCGCACGCCGGCTCACCCAGCATGCCGACGAGCAGGACGCGGTCTCCGCTCCCGACGCGCCGCTGGTGGGCGGGGGAGGCGGCATCGGCGGTGGCGGCGGCTCTGGTGGCGGGGCCGACGGGTCTGTTGGCCCGGGAGGCCGCGGCGGCCCGCTCGCGGATCTGCTGCGCACGGCGCTGAGCACGCCCGAGGGCCGCACCGCCTTCCTCGGCTCCTTCCTGGGCAGCCTCATGGGTGGCCTGCTCGCAGACATGATCGCCCGCGGGGCCGGGCTCGGCATGGCGCTCGAGAACCTGCTGACCGGGCTCGGCCTCGGCGGCGGCCTCAGCAACCTGCTCGGGGAGTCGACCCTCCTCCCGGCCGAGGCGCACGCATCCCCGGCCTCCGTCGGCAGCGGGCCGGACGGCGCGACCGGCGAGAACCCCTCCGGTGCGGGCGGCTCTGCCGAGGTCGGCGCGGCGTCCGATGCCGGTACGGCCACCGATGCCGGGGCAGCCTCCGGCGGGGCAGCGGGTGCCGGGGGCTCCGGTGCGGCCAGCAGCGGGGGCGCCGCGACCGGCGCTGACGCCGCGGGCGGCGAGACGGCCGGTGCCGAGGCCGGCAGCGGGGCCGGCAGCGAGGCCTCCGGATCCGGTGACCATTCGGGTCTGCGGGGCACCGAGGCCGGGCCCGGAAGGACGGCCGGCTCCTCACCCTCGGGGCGGATCGAGGCGAGCGAGGACCAGGGCTCCCGCTCCGTCCTCGAGCGCCTGCTGGAGATGCTCGGCGACGCCCTCGGCGGCGGCACCCCGCCCGGCTGCCCGCACGCCGGCACCGGCTCCCCGCCTGGCGGCCCGCACGCCGGCACCGGATCCGCGATCGGCGCCGGGATCGGAGCGAGCGCTCTGGGCGGCTCGAGCCGCTGACCGCCTTCGCCGCGCGCGTCTCCCCGGCACCGCCCGGCCGGCCTGCGCGGAGAGCCCTCTGGGCGGCGGGTCTACCCTGGTGGAGACGCCTCCGCTTCCGTGAGGCCCCCCGATCAGGAGCCATGCCATGCCCTCGTCCAGCCCCGCCGCCCTCGCTCCGGTCCTCGTCCTCGTCCCCGGCGCCACCGGCGCCCCGGCGGACGGCGGGCCCCGCTTCCACCTGGCCGACGCCACCGTGCCGCAGCTGTCGGTCACCGATCTGGTCGCCACCCGCGGCGACGGCGTCTTCGAGACCATCGGCGCGTTCGACGGCGTGCCCGTCAACGTCGGCCCCCACCTCGAGCGCCTCGCCCGCAGCGCTGACCTGGTCGATCTGCCCGCCCCCGACCTCGCCACCCTCGCCGAAGCGGTGGACGCCGCGATCAGCGCCCACGACCCCGTCGCCGAGCTCAGCGTGCGCGTCATGCTCACCCGCGGCATCGAAGGTGCCGGCGTGCCCACCTGCTGGATCCACGCCCGCGTCTCCGACGACTGGACCCCGTACCGCGCCGGGATGCGGGTGGCGGCGCTCGATCGCGGCTTGCCCACCACCGTCGCCGAGACCAGCCCCTGGCTGCTGCCCGGCGCGAAGACCCTCAGCTACGCCGTGAACATGGCCGCCGTGCGCGAGGCGAAGCGCCGCGGCGCCGCCGACGTGCTGTTCGTGGCCAGCGACGGCTACGTGCTCGAGGGCCCCACCTCCACGCTGCTGGTGCGCCGCGGCGACACCTTCCTCACCACCCCCGCGAGCGCCGGCGTGCTGCCCGGCACCAGCGTGAAGAGCTTGTTCACGTGGCTGCAGGAGCAGGAGGGGCGCACGGTGCGCGAGGAGCTGATGACCCTCGCGGACGTCACCGGCTCCGACGGCGCCTGGCTGCTGTCCTCGACCCGGCTCGCCGCCCCGCTCACCCACCTCGACGACACGGAGCTGCCCGTCGACCACGAGCTCACCGCCCGCTTCGAGAGGGTGCTCAAGGGCCAGGCCTGACAGCGGCGCAGCTCGACGCCACGACCCGTCCCGGGGGCCGGCGCCGCCCCCGGGCCCTCGCGCCCCGGGCCCTCCCGCCCCGGGGTCCGGCGATCTCGGCCGCCCGCGTCCGGCCCCGCTGCCAGGGCCCGCGCCTGGTTCCGCTGCGGGAACCTGCGCCCGGCTCCACTGCCGGGGTCCGCACCCGGCCCGGCTGCTGGGGCCCGCGCCCGGCCCCGCTGCTGGGGTCCGCACCCGGCCCGGCTGCTGGGGTCCGCACCCGGCCCCGCTGCTGGGGCGCACCCGCGACCGTTGCATAGTGGGCGTTCTGGGAACCGCATAACGCCAGTTCTGCAACGCTCGAGCGCGGGGAAGCGCGGGGAAGCGCGGGGAAGCGCGGGGAAGCGCGGGGAAGCGCGGGGAAGCGCGGGGAAGCGGGGAAACGGGGGATGGGGGAGCGGGGACGCGGGGGCGCCCCCGGGGCGGGGCCTGCTCCGGCTGGCCCTGCTCCGGCTCGGCCAGCTCCGGCCGGGCGTGCCCTCCGCCGGGCCCGCTCCGGGCGGCGTCGGTCCGAGCAGCGGGCGGGTCAGGCATGGGCGAGCAGGACGCGTTCGAGGAGCGTCCCGTCGCGACGAGCAGCGGACCGCTCAGGCGCGGGCGAGCACCTCGCGGGCCAGGTCCACGTCGAACACGGCGGTGTCGATCGCCCCGCTGCGCAGCACGCCGAGCACGCCCGGCGCCTTCTCCGGCCCGGCCGCGACGCCCACCACCTCGGGGATCCGCAGCAGCTCCGAGAAGGTCACCGCGAGCACCCGCTGGTCCGTCGGCGCGCCCAGCGGCACCCCGTCGGCGTCGATGAAGCGACCGCACACGTCGCCCACCGGCCGCTGCGCCGCGAACGCGGCCTGCTCCGCCTCGTTCAGCCGCATCAGCTCCACCACGTGCGGGGAGGAATGCCTGCCCACCGAGCCGATGCCCACCAGCGCCAGCTCCACCTGCGCCGCCGCGGCCAGCACCTGCCCGATGCTGGACTCCCCGCGCAGCGTCGCCACGGCCGTGGCCGATTCGAGCACCGCCGGGGCGTACAGGGTGCGGGGCGTCGCCCCGAGCCGGGAGGCGAGCACCCGCAGCACGGACTCTCCCGAATCGAACTGGTCCAGCGAGCTGTGCCCGCCCACCAGGGGCAGCACCTCCGGGGTGGGGCGGGGGCGCAGCGTCTCGAGCTGCGCGACCACGCTCTGGACCGTCTGCCCCCAGGAGACCCCGATGCTGCGCACCGTCGCGAGGCGCTGCGTGAGCACTGCGGCGCCCTCGCGCGCCACCGCCTCCATCGCGGGGGTGCGCGGAGCGGAGACCACATGCGCCTCGCGGAGGGAGAAGGCCGCGCGCAGCGCCGCCTCGAGCGCCTCGTCGCGGCGCGGCGGCCCCTCCGGGTCGTGGATCGTGATCTCCACGATCCCGCGATCGCGCGCCTGGGTGAGGATCCGCGAGACGTTCGAGCGGGACAGCCCCAGCTCCTGCGCGATCTCCGTCTGCGAATGACCCTGCTCGTAGTAGAGGCGCGCCGCGCGCACGACCACGGCGGTGTCACGAGGGGCGGGCATGGCACTCCTGTGCGGCACGGAGGACGGGCGCGGAGGACGCGCCCGGACGAATGCGACCAGCCTACGCAGGCAGGGCGGCATCAGGTGCCAGAATCGGAGGGCCGCCACCCGGGAGGAAGCCCATGACCACCGACCCGACCCCGCCCGTCGAGGACGATCCCGCACCGCCGCTCGCCCTCACCGTCGTGATCGCGCACCTGGACGTGTCCGACCGCGAGGACCTGCTGCGCTCCCTCGCCGGGCACCTGCTGGACGAGGGCGCGGTCACCGTGGACTTCCCCGAGGCGCTGCGCGACCGCGAACGCACCTACCCCACGGGCCTGCCCACCCCGATCCCCACCGCGATCCCGCACGCGGACCCGCAGCACGTGGTGATCCCCGGCCTCGCGCTCGCGACCCTCGCCCGCCCCGTGCCCTTCGGGGAGATGGGAACCCGCGACGGCAGCGTGGACGTGCGCCTGGTGGCGATGCCGCTGCTGACCGACGCCGGGGAGCACCTCGCCGCGCTGCAGCGCCTGATGGGCCTGCTCAGCGACGAGGCCGCGGTGCAGGACCTGCTCGATGCGCGCGACGACGCGGACCTGCGCGCCCGCGCCGCGGTGCGCCTGGCGGCGGTGCTGCCCGGCCCCGGGCGGGCCGACGACCACAGCCCCCGCGCGGCCGGGGAGGCCGACGGCCCCCGCAGCACCGACGGGGCCGACGGGACCGGCGGGGCGGGCGCATGAGCGGGCCCCGCGTCGCCGTGAAGGCACTCATCGTCCGCGACCGGTGCGTGCTCATGAACCGGTACATCGACCCTGGCGGGCACGAGCTGTACGAGCTGCCCGGGGGCGGGCAGGAGCACGGCGAGGACCAGCCCACCGCCCTCGTGCGGGAATGCCGCGAGGAGATCGGCGCCGAGGTCGAGGTGCACCAGGTGGCCTGCCTGTTCGAGTTCATGACCGAGCGGAGCCTGCGCGACAGGACCCCGATCGCCCCCTTCCACCAGGTCAACATCGCCTACTGGTGCGGCCTGGCCGAAGGGGAGGAGCCCGGTGAGGGCACCGAGCCGGACGCCCGGCAGGTGGGCACCGCCTGGCTGCCGCTGGATCGGCTCGACGAGTACACGGTCCTCCCGCCCGCTCTGGCCCGCTGGCTCGCCTCGGACCCCAGCGACCGGCCGGTCTCCCTCGGCGTGAGCAGGGGCTGAACCGCTAGCCTGGGCAGCACGCAGCGCGGCGCACGGCCGCGCCCCGCGCGCAGCACGCCTGCGGGCCATGCGTTCCGAGAGCAAGGAGCATCATGACCACCTCGCCCCGCATCTCCTTCCATGACGGCCGTTCGATCCCGCAGCTCGGCTACGGCGTGTGGCAGGTCGAGAACGAGGTCGCGGCCGACGTGGTCGTGCAGGCCCTCGAAGCCGGATACCGCCACGTCGACACCGCCCGCGGCTACCACAACGAATCCGGGGTCGGCACGGCGCTGAAGACGGCCGGCCTCGCCCGGGACGACGTCTTCGTCACCTCCAAGGTCCCCAACCAGGACCAGGGCCGCGACGCGACCCTCGCCTCCTTCGACGCGACCATGGCCGATCTCGGCCTCGAGGAGATCGACCTCTATCTCATCCACTGGCCCGCCCCCTCCAAGGGCCTCGCCGTCGAGACCTGGAAGGCGCTCATCGAGCTGCGGGACCAGGGCCGGATCCGCTCGATCGGCACCTCGAACTTCCGCATCGAGGACCTCATCCAGCTCGAATCCGAGACCGGTGTGGTGCCGGTGCTCAACCAGATCGAGCTGCACCCCTACATCGCCCAGCCCGAGCTGCGCGAGTTCCACACCTCCAAGGGCATCGCCACCGAGTCCTGGTCCCCGCTGGGCCAGGGCGGCGGCGAGCTCGAGGACCCGGTGATCACGCGGATCGCTGCGGCGCATGAGGCGACCCCGGCCCAGGTGCTCATCGCCTGGAACCTCGCCCTGGGCAACGTGGTGATCCCCAAGTCCGTCACCCCCGAGCGGATCGTGGCGAACTTCGCCTCCCTCGAGCTGACGCTCGACGACGAGGAGATCGCACAGATCTCCGCGCTGGACAGGGGCGCCGCAGGCCGCCGTGGCCCCGACCCGGCCGAGTTCGCCGGACACCAGGGAGCCTGAGCCTCCCAACGCCGACACACCGCGCGCGCCGTCCTCCGTCAGGGAGGACGGCGCGCTTCGTCGTCGGCGGGAGCTGCTCGCCGCAGGTCTCAGGCGGTGGTCGCCGCCTCGGCGGCTGGCGTCCCGAGCGTCGCGGCGTGGGGATCGAAGTCGGCCGGCATCGGCTCGACCTCCGCGAAGCTCGAGTCGATCGGGACGATGCTGTTCTGCGCGATCGCGGTCTCGATGCCCACCATGATGTCCAGGACGTGCGCGGCGATCTCGCCCTGGGCGCGGTGGGGCACCCCGGCGCGGATCGCGCGGGCCATCTCCAGCACGCCGAGGCCGCGGCCGGTGGTGGCGCCCGTGGCGGGCACCTCCGTCGCCGAGTCGCCGCGGTACGCAGTGACGGAGGAGTCGCCGTCGAACACGTTCGGATCCGGGAAGGCGAGGGTCGCCTCGGTGCCGTACACCTCCACGAAACCGGTGCGCGAGTGCGGGGAGTCGAAGCTCAGCAGCACGGTCGCGTTCTGGCCGGAGGCGAAGCGCAGCAGCGCTGCGACCTGCGTGGGCACGGTGACGTCGAAGACCTCCCCGGCCTTGGGCCCCGAGCCGATGGTGCGCTGCTCGCGGGCCGTGGAGCCCACGGCGCTCACCGAGACCACCGGGCCCAGGGCGAGCACGAGGGTGGTCGCGTAGTAGGGCGCGATGTCGTACAGCGGGCCCGCACCCTCCTGGAAGAGGAAGGCGGGGTTGGGGTGCCAGGATTCGGGGCCGGGGGACTGGAAGAGGGTCAGCGCGCTGGCGGGGGCGCCGATCGTGCCGTCGCGCAGGGCGCGCAGCGCCGTCTGGATGCCCGCGCCGAGCACGGTGTCGGGCGCGCCGCCCACCCGCACCCCGGCCGCGTCGGCCGCGGCGAGCAGGGTCTTCGCATCGGCCGGGGAGGTGGTGATCGGCTTCTCGGTCCACACGTGCTTTCCGGCGGCGACGATCGCCTGGGACACCTCCGCATGCGCGGTCGGGATCGTGAGGTTCACGACGATCTCCACCTCCGGGTGGGAGAGGACGTCCTCGGCGGTGCCGGAAGCGGGGACGCCGAACTCCGCGGCGCGCGCGGCGGCGGCCTCGGGGAACAGATCCCCGACGATGTGTACCTGCACGTCGGGGAAGGAGGTGAGATGGGTGAGGTACTCGGCGGAGATGGTGCCGGCGCCGATGATGCCGACGCCGACGGGGCCGGAGCGGGCCTGGGGCTGGGTCATGGAAGGGTCCTTCGTGGTGCGGGGAGCGGGTTCCGTGCGATCAGGGGCGGCGCTCAGGAACGAGCGAGAGCGGGCTCAGGCGGTCTGGCGCAGATGGGTGAGCGAGGCGGCGATGCCCTCGAACATGTCCCCTGCGTAGTCGTCGAACTCGATGACACCGTAGTGGACGCCGCTCGCGGCCCGCAGCGTCTCGGCCAGAGGCATCTTCCCGCTGCCGAGCGGGAGCTGGGCGGAGGCGTCCTGCGAGAGGTCGCCGTCCTTGAGATGGACCAGCTGGACGCGGTCGCCGAGGGCGCCGAGCAGAGCGGGCACATCGGCGCCGCCGACGGCTGCCCAGTAGGTGTCGACCTCGAGGACCACCTGCGGGTCCAGCTCCTCGGCGAAGACCTCGAGCGCCGTGCGGCCCTCGAGGCGGGAGGCGAGCTCGAAGTGGTGGTTGTGGTATCCGACGCGGATGCCCGCCTCCGCAGCCGCCGCGGCGCGCTGGTTGAGCGTCTCGGCCAGCGCCCGCAGCTTCCCGGCGTCGGTCCAGTCCGCGGGGTTCCAGAACGGGTCGATCAGGTACTGCACGCCGACGGCCTGCGCGGCCTCGAGGACCGCGGGGAAGTCGACGTCGCCGAGGAAGGACTGGTGGGCGCTGGGGAAGTCGATCGGGAACTGCTCGCGGGCGCGGACCAGCTCATCGCGGTATTCGAGCAGCTGGTAGGGCTCGGCGTGGGTGAGGCCGAGCTCGACCAGGCGCCCGACGGTGCCCTGGACATCATGCGCGAGGGCCTCGCGCACGCTGTACATCTGGACGGAGATCTCCATGGTGGCCTTTCGGTGCGGTGCGGTGCGGTGCGGGTCGAGGCCCTCCCTGAGCGGGGCGTCGTCATCGGATCATTTCACGGCGCCGGCAGTGAGTCCGGCGACGACGTTCTTCTGCATCATCAGGAAGCCGACGACCACCGGGATCGACACCGCGATCGAGGCGGCGAGGATCTGGTTCCAGTACACGGTGGTCTGGGTGGCGTACTGGCGCAGCCCGACGGCCAGCGTGCGGGTCTCCTCCGTGGTGAGCACGGAGGCGAACAGCACCTCGCCCCACGCGGTCATGAAGGCGTAGATCGCCGCGGCCACGATCCCGGGCCGGGCGGCCGGAAGAGACCGAGCACCGCAGAGCCCAGGCCGAGCGACTCGAGCACCGCCGGGCGATGGTCACCCTCGGTGGTGCCCACCATCGGCCGTGAGCGCTGGACGCCGGTACGATGCCGGTCGTGAAGGCAGAGCAGAGCGGCTCGCGCAAGATCTCCTCCGGTGCGCGCACCAGCACCAGGCCGATGTTCCCGCTGCGCCCGCGGGCGCAGCGCCTGCGCCTCGGTGTGAGGCGTCCAGTCCACGGCCGGAGCGTGCGCGAGCACGCGGTCGAGACGGTCGGGCAGGCGCTCGTCGAACACGACGGATCGTAGGGTCGGAGGATGACGCTTCCCACCGCTGCCGCCCCCGACGAGGCCGCCGTCTCCCACTGCCTGCTGGACGTGGAGGGGCACGTGCTCTCGGCGGCCGGGGCCGCGCGCCCGTACTACGCCGCGAGCACGATCAAGCTCCATGTGCTGGTGGCCGCGCTCCGCGCCGCCGAGCAGGGCATGCTCGACCTGTCCGCGCAGGTGCCGGCCACGCGCACCTTCCGCGGGGCCGACGGGCGGCCGTTCACCCTCGAGGGCGACCACCTGGACCCGACCCATCCGGAGGATGGGGAGCCGGTCCAGGTGCGCGAGCTGCTGACCAGGATGATCGACCGTTCCAGCAACGAGGCGACGAACCACGTGCTTGCGCTGCTCGGGCTCGAGGCGGTCGCGGCGACGATCGCCGACCTCGCCCTCGGCGCGACCCGGGTGGAGCGCCTGATCGGGGACGCGGCGGCGCTCGCCGAGGGTGCCACGAACGAGACCAGCGCCGCCGATCTCGCCACGACGATGCTCGCTGCGGTGCGACCGGTGCCGGTGGCTCCCAGGGGTGCGCCGGAGCCGCTGCTCGCGGCGGCGTCGAGGGAGCTGGCTCGAGACGTGTTCGGCGCCCAGCAGATCCCGGTGATCGCCACCGCGCTGCGCGACGGCGTCCGGTGGGGGTCGAAATCCGGCTGGGTCGACGGATATCGGCACGACGTGGCCTTCCTCGGCGATCCCGATGGCGCCGCGGTGCGGGTGCTCGCCGTGATGACCGCGGGGATGGCTCCCGCGGAGGCCGATCGCCGGATCACGGGCCTCGTGCGCACGCTCCTCCCCGATCTCACGGCCTGAGCTGCCGCTCCGGGTCGCCGGGACGGTGGAGTCAGGTGCCGCCGGAGGCGTCGTGCGGCTCGGCCCGGTCAGTCCGCGAGGGCGACGCGGCGGGCACCGGCGTACTCGCCGGTGGGGTCGTAGGCGGTCAGTGACATGACCTCGACGCTGCGCTCGGCGTTCGGGGCCTGCATGATCAGGTCGTCCCCGAGGTACAGGGCGACGTGGCGGATCGAGTCCCCGCCCGGTGCGGTCGCGAAGAACACAGGTCGCCGCGCTGCAGGTCCTCGCGCTCCACCGGCTTCAGCCCGGAGTGGTGCATCTGGTCCCCGGCGTCGCGGTCGATCGAGATGCCGTGGTGGTGGAACAGCGTGTACGTGTACCCGGAGCAGTCGACGCCGTAGGCGCTCACCCCCGCCCACAGGTAGCGCAGCCCCAGGAACCGCTCGCCGGTCGCGATGACGTCCTCGGCGGTGGGGAGCGGAGGGGTCTCGCCCGCCTCGTGCACCACCACGTCCTCGGCGGGGAGGGAGGCGGGCCGGGCACCGGGCACGGCCACGCGCACCGCGGTCGCTGTGCGGCCCAGGACCGGCAGGATCGTGTCGAAGGAGACGTCGATCCCGGGATGGTTGCCGGAGCGCGTCCCGGAGAGGGTGCTGGTCAGTGCGGTGACCGTCGCGGTGGGGGAGGTCGGGGCCCGCTGCGCGAAGTCCTCGTCGACCACGAGGTGGGCCGTCGGCACCCAGCCGGGATAGCCGCGGGGGTCCCGCGCGGTGCCCTGGGCGGTGACCACGATGCGGGCCCAGTCGCCGTCGATCTCGTCGACGATCACCTCGCTGCCCAGCACGGCCTGCGATTCGAGCTTCCCGGTCAGCCAGCGGCGGGTCTCGGTGTCCTGCATGGTCGCGTTCCACGCGTCGAGAGCGACGGGGTTCGTCAGCGACGGACCGTCCACATCGGGGCGGTGGGTGCGCGGCTCGACCCACAGCGTGGTGGCGGTGACAGCGACGTGCGCGATGACGCCGGGGTCGAGGCCGGCGCCGGGCACCGGGACAGCACGCCCGGTGCCGGTGAGATCCGCGGGGCTCACCTCTCACCTCCTGCCCGGTCGACGCGGGCCTCGAGGAGCTCGAGACCGGTGCCCGCCCCGCCCGTCAGGCGCAGCCAGGCACCGTCCTGCACGTACCCGCCGCGGGGCACGTCGGAGGCGAACCAGGCCGGTGGATCCAGATCGATCATGGTGATCGCCGGATGGGCGATCGCCAGATGCGCGGCCGCGGTGATCGAGATCCGCGGCTCCATCATCGCGCCGAGCATGCACTCGATCCCCGCCGCCCGGGCCACGTCGGCGATGGCCAGCGCGCCGCGCAGCCCGCCGGTCTTGGCCAGCTTGATGTTCAGCAGGTCGCAGGCGCCGCGGTCGACCAGGCGGCGTGCGTCCTCGACGTCCCACACGGCCTCGTCGGCCATGATCGGCAGCGAGACCGCGGCGCTCACCCGTGCCAGGCCCTCGACGTCTCCGGCCGCGACGGGTTGTTCGACCAGGTCGATCGGGAGGGCGTCGGCCTCGAAACCGGTGATGATCTCGATCGCCTGCTCGGGCGACCATCCCTGGTTGGCGTCGAGGCGCAGCCGGGCGGAGGGCGCCGCCTCGATGACGGCGGCCAGCCGCTCGCGATCCACGGCGATGTCGTGACCCAGCTTGATCTTCAGGATCTGCTCACCGGCGGCGACGGCCTCGCGGGCGCGCCGCGCCATCACCCCGGGCTCCTCGAGCGAGA comes from Brachybacterium faecium DSM 4810 and encodes:
- a CDS encoding enolase superfamily enzyme related to L-alanine-DL-glutamate epimerase (PFAM: Mandelate racemase / muconate lactonizing enzyme, C-terminal domain; Mandelate racemase / muconate lactonizing enzyme, N-terminal domain); protein product: MSPDPSLPDPGTNSLHVVAVRTHRHRAPLRRPFITAARRTESVEYVVAEVVLDDGTIGQGSAAETLAVTGESADTIRAALEGPLRRAVLGENASITDLSARVAGALDGATSAKAALEVALHDAWARAAGHPLVELLGGRLEDGLMNDMTISLEEPGVMARRAREAVAAGEQILKIKLGHDIAVDRERLAAVIEAAPSARLRLDANQGWSPEQAIEIITGFEADALPIDLVEQPVAAGDVEGLARVSAAVSLPIMADEAVWDVEDARRLVDRGACDLLNIKLAKTGGLRGALAIADVARAAGIECMLGAMMEPRISITAAAHLAIAHPAITMIDLDPPAWFASDVPRGGYVQDGAWLRLTGGAGTGLELLEARVDRAGGER